Proteins from one Enterobacter bugandensis genomic window:
- the phnH gene encoding phosphonate C-P lyase system protein PhnH: MTLQPAFTLAVQDAQQSFRRLLKAMSEPGVIVSLHQLSQGWLPLNLASTSVLLTLADNDTPVWLSGALLNDIASQNLRFHTSAPLVEQPQQAVFAVADEQISHEQLNALSEGSAVAPETSATLILQVSSLSGGRMLRLTGAGIADERMVAPQLPECIIHELTERPHPFPLGIDLILTCGERLLAIPRTTHVEVC, translated from the coding sequence ATGACGCTTCAACCTGCTTTTACCCTGGCCGTCCAGGATGCCCAACAGAGTTTCCGTCGCCTGCTGAAAGCCATGAGCGAGCCCGGCGTGATCGTCTCGCTGCACCAGCTCTCGCAGGGCTGGCTGCCGCTGAACCTCGCCTCCACCAGCGTGCTGCTGACGCTGGCGGACAACGACACCCCGGTATGGCTGTCAGGCGCATTGCTGAACGATATCGCCAGCCAGAACCTGCGCTTTCACACCAGCGCGCCGCTGGTCGAGCAGCCCCAGCAGGCGGTCTTTGCCGTGGCCGACGAACAGATCAGCCATGAACAGCTTAACGCCCTGAGCGAAGGCAGCGCCGTCGCACCGGAAACCAGCGCCACGCTGATTTTGCAGGTCTCCAGCCTGAGCGGTGGCCGCATGCTTCGCCTGACGGGCGCAGGCATCGCCGACGAGCGGATGGTCGCGCCCCAGCTACCGGAGTGCATCATCCATGAGCTGACCGAGCGCCCGCACCCGTTCCCGCTCGGCATTGACCTGATCCTGACCTGCGGGGAGCGCCTGCTGGCAATCCCGCGGACTACCCACGTGGAGGTGTGCTGA
- the phnG gene encoding phosphonate C-P lyase system protein PhnG, translated as MHFDTSTRQRWMRVLAHSQPAALAARMNALGLTPDYDTIRAPEIGLVQIQARMGGTGERFFAGDATLTRAAIRLNSGTLGYSYVLGRDKTHAERCAVIDALLQEHPHFQTLMETLIAPLEADRAARLAARQAEVNTSRVDFFTLVRGDNA; from the coding sequence ATGCACTTCGACACCTCCACCCGACAGCGCTGGATGCGCGTGCTGGCCCATAGCCAGCCTGCTGCGCTGGCCGCCCGCATGAACGCACTCGGCCTGACGCCGGACTACGACACGATCCGCGCGCCGGAGATCGGCCTGGTGCAGATCCAGGCACGCATGGGCGGCACCGGCGAGCGCTTCTTCGCCGGCGATGCCACCCTCACCCGCGCGGCTATCCGCCTTAACAGCGGCACGCTGGGTTATAGCTACGTACTTGGGCGAGACAAAACGCACGCCGAGCGCTGCGCGGTGATCGACGCGCTTTTACAGGAACACCCGCATTTCCAGACGTTAATGGAAACCCTTATTGCCCCGCTGGAAGCCGACCGCGCCGCACGCCTTGCCGCGCGTCAGGCCGAAGTGAACACCAGCCGGGTCGACTTCTTTACGCTCGTTCGCGGAGACAACGCATGA
- the phnF gene encoding phosphonate metabolism transcriptional regulator PhnF gives MHLSRHPTSYPTRWQEIAARLEVELRTHYRCGDYLPAEQQLADRYEVNRHTLRRAIDQLVERGWVQRRQGVGVLVLMRPFDYPLNAQARFSQNLLDQGSHPTSEKLLSVLRPASRHVADALGIQEGDNVVHLRTLRRVNGVAVCQIDHYFADLTLWPVLQHFASGSLHDFLQDATGIALKRTQTRISARRAQAKESKVLEIPNMAPLLCVRTLNHRDGEINATEYSVSLTRADMIEFTMEH, from the coding sequence ATGCACTTATCCAGACATCCGACCAGTTACCCTACCCGCTGGCAAGAGATTGCGGCCAGGCTCGAAGTGGAGCTGCGCACGCATTACCGCTGCGGTGACTACCTGCCCGCCGAGCAGCAGCTTGCCGACCGCTACGAGGTGAACCGCCACACTCTGCGCCGCGCCATTGACCAGCTGGTGGAGCGCGGCTGGGTCCAGCGCCGTCAGGGCGTTGGCGTGCTGGTGCTGATGCGCCCGTTTGACTACCCGCTCAACGCCCAGGCGCGTTTTAGCCAGAATCTGCTGGATCAGGGTAGCCATCCAACCAGCGAAAAGCTGCTCTCGGTTCTGCGCCCGGCCTCCCGCCACGTGGCGGATGCGCTCGGGATTCAGGAGGGTGACAACGTCGTACACCTGCGTACGTTGCGCCGGGTCAACGGCGTGGCGGTCTGCCAGATTGACCACTACTTCGCGGACCTCACCCTCTGGCCCGTGCTGCAACATTTCGCCAGCGGTTCCCTGCATGATTTCCTTCAGGACGCGACGGGTATCGCGCTCAAACGCACCCAGACGCGCATCAGCGCCCGCCGTGCACAGGCGAAAGAGAGCAAGGTGCTGGAGATCCCCAACATGGCCCCGCTGCTCTGCGTGCGCACCCTCAACCACCGTGACGGCGAGATCAACGCGACGGAATACTCCGTCAGCCTGACCCGCGCCGACATGATTGAATTCACCATGGAGCACTGA
- the phnE gene encoding phosphonate ABC transporter, permease protein PhnE, with amino-acid sequence MQTITLPPPKRSWFSLISWAILLAVLVISWKGAEMDPLLLFKDSGNMATFAADFFPPDFSQWQDYLSEMAITLQIAVWGTALAVVLSIPFGLMSAENIVPWWVYQPMRRLMDACRAINEMVFAMLFVVAVGLGPFAGVMALFIHTTGVLSKLLSEAVEAIEPGPVEGIRATGANKIEEILYGVLPQVMPLLISYSLYRFESNVRSATVVGMVGAGGIGVTLWEAIRGFQFQQTCALMVLIIVTVSLLDFLSQRLRKHFI; translated from the coding sequence ATGCAAACCATCACCCTCCCGCCGCCGAAGCGCAGCTGGTTCTCGCTCATAAGCTGGGCCATCCTGCTGGCGGTACTCGTTATCTCCTGGAAGGGCGCGGAGATGGATCCGCTGCTGCTCTTCAAAGATTCCGGCAACATGGCGACCTTCGCCGCCGACTTCTTCCCGCCGGATTTCAGCCAGTGGCAGGACTACCTCAGCGAAATGGCCATCACCCTGCAAATCGCCGTCTGGGGCACCGCCCTCGCCGTCGTTCTCTCCATTCCGTTCGGCCTGATGAGCGCCGAAAACATCGTGCCGTGGTGGGTATACCAGCCGATGCGTCGCCTGATGGACGCCTGTCGCGCCATCAACGAAATGGTCTTTGCGATGCTATTTGTGGTCGCCGTTGGCCTGGGTCCGTTCGCGGGCGTGATGGCGCTGTTCATCCACACCACCGGCGTGCTCTCCAAGCTGCTCTCGGAAGCGGTCGAAGCCATCGAGCCCGGCCCGGTGGAAGGTATTCGCGCAACCGGCGCCAACAAAATCGAAGAGATCCTCTACGGCGTCCTGCCGCAGGTGATGCCGCTGCTGATCTCCTACTCGCTGTACCGCTTCGAGTCCAACGTTCGTTCCGCCACCGTGGTCGGTATGGTGGGCGCAGGCGGGATTGGCGTCACCCTGTGGGAAGCGATTCGCGGTTTCCAGTTCCAGCAAACCTGCGCCCTGATGGTGCTTATCATCGTCACCGTCAGCCTGCTGGATTTCCTCTCTCAACGCTTGCGTAAGCACTTCATCTGA
- the phnD gene encoding phosphonate ABC transporter substrate-binding protein: protein MNYKAVAALAFTSMFSISTLLSPAYAEEQEKALNFGIISTESQQNLKPQWEPFLKDMETKLGIKVNAFFAPDYAGIIQGMRFNKVDIAWYGNLSAMEAVDRANGQVFAQTVAADGSPGYWSVLIVNKDSPINNLNDMIAKRKDLTFGNGDPNSTSGFLVPGYYVFAKNNISASDFKRTVNASHETNALAVANKQVDVATNNTENLDKLKTSAPDKLKELKVIWKSPLIPGDPIVWRKNLSESTKDKVYDFFMNYGKTPEEKAVLERLGWAPFRASSDLQLVPIRQLALFKQMQAVKDNKGLKEEEKTSKVSEIQAQLEDLDRLTAALGAMTSVNKAVQ, encoded by the coding sequence ATGAACTACAAAGCCGTTGCCGCGCTGGCCTTCACCAGCATGTTCAGCATCAGCACCCTGTTAAGCCCGGCGTACGCCGAAGAGCAGGAAAAAGCGTTGAACTTTGGCATCATTTCAACGGAATCACAGCAAAACCTGAAGCCGCAGTGGGAACCGTTCCTGAAAGATATGGAAACCAAACTGGGGATCAAAGTGAACGCCTTCTTCGCCCCGGACTACGCGGGCATCATTCAGGGGATGCGCTTTAACAAAGTGGACATCGCCTGGTACGGCAACCTTTCCGCCATGGAAGCGGTGGACCGCGCCAACGGTCAGGTCTTTGCCCAGACCGTTGCGGCAGATGGTTCTCCAGGATACTGGAGCGTGCTGATCGTGAACAAAGACAGCCCGATCAACAACCTCAACGACATGATCGCCAAACGCAAAGATCTGACCTTTGGTAACGGCGATCCGAACTCCACCTCCGGCTTCCTCGTCCCTGGCTACTACGTCTTCGCGAAAAACAACATCTCCGCCAGCGACTTTAAGCGCACCGTAAACGCCAGCCACGAAACCAACGCGCTGGCCGTGGCGAACAAGCAGGTGGACGTTGCCACCAACAACACCGAAAACCTCGACAAGCTGAAAACCTCCGCGCCGGACAAGCTGAAAGAGCTAAAGGTCATCTGGAAATCCCCGCTGATCCCCGGCGATCCGATCGTCTGGCGCAAAAATCTCTCCGAAAGCACCAAGGACAAGGTCTACGACTTCTTTATGAACTACGGCAAAACGCCGGAAGAGAAAGCGGTTCTGGAACGTCTGGGCTGGGCACCGTTCCGCGCGTCCAGCGATCTGCAGCTGGTCCCGATTCGCCAGCTGGCGCTGTTTAAGCAGATGCAGGCCGTGAAGGACAACAAAGGGCTGAAGGAAGAGGAGAAGACCAGCAAAGTCTCTGAAATCCAGGCCCAGCTGGAAGACCTCGACCGCCTGACCGCCGCGCTGGGTGCGATGACGAGCGTGAATAAAGCGGTGCAGTAA
- the phnC gene encoding phosphonate ABC transporter ATP-binding protein, with the protein MHTVIRVEKLSKTFNHNKALHAVDLTVQQGEMVALLGPSGSGKSTLLRHLSGLITCDKTPESRVELLGNTVQHAGRLASDIRESRARTGYIFQQFNLVNRLTVLENVLIGALGSTPFWRTCLRWFSPSQKQEALQALTRVGMAHFAHQRVSTLSGGQQQRVAIARALMQKAKIILADEPIASLDPESARIVMETLRDINQNDGITVVVTLHQVDYALRYCERIVALRQGHVFFDGASHQFDNERFDHLYRSVNRVEERAQAA; encoded by the coding sequence ATGCACACTGTTATCCGCGTCGAGAAACTGAGCAAGACCTTCAATCACAACAAGGCGCTGCATGCCGTTGATCTGACCGTCCAGCAGGGCGAAATGGTGGCGCTGCTGGGGCCGTCAGGTTCAGGAAAATCCACCCTTCTGCGTCACTTAAGCGGCCTTATTACCTGCGATAAAACGCCGGAAAGCCGCGTCGAGCTGCTGGGTAACACCGTGCAGCATGCAGGCCGTCTGGCGAGCGATATTCGCGAAAGCCGCGCCCGGACGGGCTACATCTTTCAGCAGTTCAACCTGGTGAACCGCCTGACGGTGCTGGAGAACGTGCTGATTGGCGCGCTCGGCAGCACCCCGTTCTGGCGCACCTGCCTGCGCTGGTTCTCCCCATCACAGAAGCAGGAGGCCTTACAGGCGCTGACCCGCGTCGGCATGGCGCACTTCGCCCACCAGCGCGTGTCCACGCTGTCCGGCGGGCAGCAGCAGCGCGTCGCTATCGCCCGCGCCCTGATGCAGAAAGCCAAAATCATTCTCGCCGATGAGCCCATCGCCTCGTTGGATCCGGAGTCGGCCCGCATCGTGATGGAAACCCTGCGCGACATCAACCAGAACGACGGCATCACCGTGGTGGTGACGCTGCATCAGGTGGATTACGCCCTGCGCTACTGCGAGCGCATCGTCGCCCTGCGTCAGGGCCACGTGTTCTTCGATGGCGCCAGCCATCAGTTTGATAACGAACGTTTTGACCATCTCTACCGCAGCGTAAACCGCGTCGAAGAACGCGCGCAGGCTGCTTAA
- the yjdN gene encoding VOC family metalloprotein YjdN, producing the protein MPLSPYISFAGNCAEATAFYQQAVGAELLYKITFGEMPKSDNSEEGCPSGMQFPDSAIAHSNVRIAGSDIMMSDGLPPGSSAQYAGFTLVLDTQDVSEGKRWFDNLADGGNIDMAWQETFWAHGFGKVTDKYGVPWMINVVKQQH; encoded by the coding sequence ATGCCGTTAAGTCCCTACATCTCTTTTGCCGGCAACTGTGCAGAGGCTACCGCCTTCTATCAGCAGGCCGTCGGCGCAGAACTCCTCTATAAAATCACCTTCGGCGAAATGCCAAAAAGCGATAACAGCGAAGAAGGCTGTCCGTCCGGCATGCAGTTTCCGGATTCGGCTATCGCTCACTCCAACGTTCGCATTGCGGGCAGCGATATCATGATGAGCGACGGGCTGCCGCCGGGCAGCAGCGCACAGTACGCGGGCTTCACGCTGGTACTCGACACGCAGGATGTGTCAGAAGGCAAGCGCTGGTTCGACAACCTTGCCGATGGCGGGAATATCGACATGGCCTGGCAGGAAACCTTCTGGGCGCACGGCTTCGGTAAGGTCACCGACAAGTACGGCGTGCCGTGGATGATTAACGTCGTTAAGCAGCAGCACTAA
- a CDS encoding zinc ribbon domain-containing protein YjdM produces MQLPHCPKCNSEYTYEDNGMFICPECAHEWNDAEPAQDADALVVKDANGNLLADGDSVTVVKDLKVKGSSSMLKIGTKVKNIRLVEGDHNIDCKIDGFGPMKLKSEFVKKN; encoded by the coding sequence ATGCAACTCCCACACTGCCCAAAATGCAATTCTGAATACACCTACGAAGATAATGGCATGTTCATCTGCCCGGAATGTGCACACGAATGGAATGATGCCGAGCCAGCGCAGGACGCTGATGCGCTGGTCGTCAAAGATGCCAACGGTAATCTGCTGGCGGATGGCGACAGCGTCACCGTGGTGAAAGATCTTAAGGTGAAAGGCAGCTCTTCCATGCTGAAGATCGGCACCAAAGTGAAGAATATCCGTCTGGTGGAAGGCGATCATAATATCGATTGCAAAATTGACGGCTTCGGTCCGATGAAACTGAAATCTGAGTTCGTGAAAAAGAACTGA
- the crfC gene encoding clamp-binding protein CrfC, translating into MHTQTIFELSQEAERLLQLALQNLDTLKSMPTAKLESTTAAITGEKNNVLPLHFSARGVEAQQATLNNELRKITRLEMVLAIVGTMKAGKSTTINAIVGTEVLPNRNRPMTALPTLIRHTPGQKEPVLHFSHVSPIDDLIHLLQKKLGDYDRGKLALQLEIDKDMNTLLERIEKGEAFEKHHLGAQPIFHCLKSLNDLVRLSQALGVAFPFSEYAAIEHIPVIEVEFVHLAGLDAHLGQLTLLDTPGPNEAGQPHLQKMLSEQLARASAVLAVMDYTQLKSISDEEVRQAISVAGKSVPLYALVNKFDQKDRNSDDEEQVRAMISGTLMKGTISPGQIYPVSSMWAYLANRARNEMNARGRLPDHQEQPWVQDFAEAALGRRWRSADLDDINHIRHAADLLWEDSLFEQPIRKLIYAAYANASLFALRSASHKLLNYAQNAREYLDFRYQGLTVAFEALELNIARLEEDMALLQTRQSAVSDEVKHEVDQALNATADFMEAEKSALHQAVGHVFSPQNILDLAGVERLNRRSDKLQEREPLVLDDEGQAQIVLSKIRSSCELIMLDAQAKIARELALRFDQLESTLARSLNDAIRPIETRIKEHLSHAGFRARISFPAFQANQLDFNTRALFNDAIAQDNRPAGQLSAGSSMRETVSRWLNNPGWGWDEYVVTRTHYVIDIAQLHDKFKQHIDQFCEQIRKALSAQVDVSVTAGMATFFAEFSLCLTGLQESLRDSLAVRQQNEHSTRALSQLLKQSISTATWIQEDTRLLRDDIQTLFAAEQP; encoded by the coding sequence ATGCACACACAGACCATTTTTGAATTAAGTCAGGAAGCTGAGCGTTTGTTACAGCTTGCCCTGCAAAATCTCGATACCCTGAAATCAATGCCGACAGCGAAGCTGGAGAGCACGACGGCTGCTATTACAGGTGAAAAGAACAACGTGCTGCCTTTGCATTTTAGTGCGCGCGGCGTCGAAGCGCAGCAGGCAACGCTGAATAATGAATTACGCAAAATAACACGTCTGGAAATGGTTCTGGCTATCGTTGGCACGATGAAAGCGGGGAAATCGACCACCATTAATGCCATTGTGGGTACCGAAGTGTTGCCGAACCGCAACCGCCCAATGACGGCGCTGCCTACGCTGATCCGTCATACGCCAGGTCAGAAAGAGCCGGTGCTCCACTTCTCACATGTCTCTCCTATTGATGATTTGATTCACCTGCTGCAGAAAAAGCTTGGCGATTACGATCGCGGCAAGCTGGCTCTGCAACTGGAAATTGATAAGGACATGAATACGCTGCTGGAGCGTATTGAGAAAGGCGAGGCCTTTGAAAAGCATCATCTCGGGGCGCAGCCAATATTTCATTGCCTGAAAAGTCTCAATGACCTGGTGAGGCTCTCCCAGGCGCTGGGCGTGGCGTTTCCGTTCTCTGAATACGCGGCCATCGAACATATTCCGGTGATTGAAGTGGAGTTCGTGCATCTTGCGGGTCTGGATGCGCACCTCGGGCAGCTGACGCTGCTCGATACCCCCGGCCCCAATGAGGCCGGACAACCGCATCTGCAAAAAATGCTTAGCGAACAGCTAGCCCGCGCGTCGGCGGTGCTGGCGGTGATGGATTATACCCAGCTTAAATCTATTTCTGATGAAGAGGTCCGTCAGGCTATTTCGGTTGCGGGGAAATCAGTGCCTCTGTATGCGCTGGTGAATAAATTCGACCAGAAGGATCGCAATAGCGACGATGAAGAGCAGGTCAGGGCGATGATCTCCGGTACCTTAATGAAAGGCACTATTTCGCCTGGCCAGATCTACCCTGTTTCCTCTATGTGGGCATATCTGGCAAACCGCGCCCGCAACGAGATGAATGCCCGTGGACGCCTGCCGGATCATCAGGAGCAGCCCTGGGTGCAGGATTTTGCCGAAGCCGCACTCGGACGCCGCTGGCGTTCGGCGGACCTGGACGATATAAACCATATCCGTCACGCAGCCGATTTGCTCTGGGAAGATTCGCTGTTTGAACAGCCGATACGCAAACTGATTTACGCCGCCTATGCCAATGCCTCGCTATTCGCGCTGCGCTCGGCCTCGCATAAGCTGCTCAACTACGCGCAAAATGCACGGGAGTATCTCGACTTCCGCTATCAGGGGCTGACGGTGGCCTTTGAGGCGCTGGAACTGAACATCGCGCGTCTTGAAGAGGATATGGCGCTGCTGCAGACGCGCCAGAGCGCGGTGAGCGATGAGGTGAAACATGAAGTTGACCAGGCGCTGAACGCGACCGCGGACTTTATGGAGGCCGAAAAATCGGCGCTTCACCAGGCCGTGGGCCATGTGTTCAGCCCTCAAAATATTCTTGATTTGGCAGGCGTTGAGCGGCTGAATCGCCGCAGTGACAAACTGCAAGAGCGGGAACCGCTGGTTCTGGATGATGAAGGTCAGGCGCAGATCGTCCTGAGTAAAATTCGCTCCTCCTGTGAACTCATCATGCTGGATGCGCAGGCAAAAATTGCCCGGGAGCTGGCGTTACGCTTCGATCAGCTGGAATCTACGCTGGCGCGCTCGCTGAATGACGCTATCCGCCCCATTGAAACGCGTATAAAAGAGCATCTGAGCCATGCCGGCTTCCGGGCGCGGATCAGCTTCCCGGCTTTTCAGGCAAACCAGCTTGATTTCAATACGCGCGCGCTGTTTAACGATGCCATTGCACAGGATAACCGCCCGGCAGGTCAACTTTCCGCCGGGAGCAGTATGCGTGAAACCGTTTCGCGTTGGCTCAATAATCCGGGCTGGGGCTGGGATGAGTACGTGGTCACGCGCACGCACTATGTTATCGACATTGCGCAACTGCATGACAAATTTAAGCAACATATTGATCAGTTTTGTGAACAAATACGTAAAGCTTTGTCCGCGCAGGTCGATGTCTCTGTTACGGCCGGAATGGCGACGTTCTTTGCAGAATTTTCGTTATGCCTGACCGGGTTACAGGAAAGCTTGCGTGATAGCCTCGCAGTGCGTCAACAAAATGAGCATTCAACCCGAGCGCTCAGCCAGCTGTTGAAGCAAAGCATTTCGACTGCGACGTGGATTCAGGAAGATACCCGACTGTTACGCGATGACATTCAAACTCTATTCGCAGCAGAGCAACCATGA
- a CDS encoding diguanylate cyclase regulator RdcB family protein, with protein MTTQLLDGPGRTLECIHPRFMVDLVQGVDAARHPHLGPQQLQFRERLTQEIMTHTRLRPWAMAGMLNENAALRLGLAEKLAGMLDPGHLALTLMADKLTALCQQAHLRAQPSPGLLEQYAELSSHFTQRAAYKEKALTQRGLTVQAGEHSEQIFTRWRAGHYDGWSLAGRCFIVLEELRWGAFGDACRLANNDVSAMLKDNLRSMAANYLAQGINASPTTRHFYHQWLTTPASAGLIDHKDMLGWLGDWCQADIHPVSWSVTQNWQTVALGMPRLCSAKRLVDAMVEEIFG; from the coding sequence ATGACAACACAGCTACTGGACGGTCCCGGGCGGACGCTGGAGTGTATTCATCCCAGGTTTATGGTCGATCTTGTGCAGGGCGTGGACGCGGCGCGCCATCCCCATCTGGGGCCGCAGCAGCTGCAGTTTCGTGAACGTTTGACTCAGGAGATCATGACGCATACCCGGCTACGGCCCTGGGCGATGGCGGGAATGCTTAACGAGAACGCGGCCCTGCGCCTGGGGCTGGCGGAAAAACTCGCCGGCATGTTGGATCCGGGCCATCTTGCGCTGACGCTGATGGCCGATAAACTGACGGCACTGTGCCAGCAGGCTCACCTGCGCGCTCAGCCATCTCCCGGCCTGCTTGAACAGTATGCGGAGCTCTCCTCTCATTTTACCCAACGTGCCGCCTATAAAGAAAAGGCGCTGACCCAGCGTGGACTGACGGTACAGGCGGGCGAGCACAGTGAACAAATTTTCACCCGCTGGCGAGCCGGTCACTATGATGGCTGGTCTTTAGCCGGGCGCTGCTTCATTGTTCTGGAAGAGCTGCGCTGGGGAGCATTTGGCGATGCCTGCCGTCTGGCGAACAACGATGTGTCGGCAATGCTCAAGGATAATTTACGCAGCATGGCCGCCAACTACCTCGCGCAGGGCATCAATGCGTCTCCCACAACGCGCCATTTCTATCATCAATGGCTGACCACACCCGCTTCGGCGGGTTTAATCGATCACAAAGACATGCTGGGCTGGCTGGGCGACTGGTGTCAGGCGGATATACACCCGGTGAGTTGGTCAGTGACGCAAAACTGGCAGACTGTCGCGCTGGGTATGCCGAGGCTGTGTTCGGCAAAACGGCTGGTGGATGCAATGGTGGAAGAGATTTTTGGTTGA
- the kdgT gene encoding 2-keto-3-deoxygluconate transporter, giving the protein MKIKATIERIPGGMMLVPLVLGAILNTLAPETGAYFGGFTKGMITGTVPILAVWFFCIGASINLRATGTVLRKSGTLVITKIAVAWVVAMICAMFIPENGIQTGFFAGLSVLAIVSAMDMTNGGLYASLMNQYGTKEESGAFVLMSLESGPLMTMLILGSAGLASFEPHHFVGAILPFLIGFALGNLDHDLRDFFSKATPVLIPFFGFALGNTINLNVILDTGLLGIVLGVAVIIITGIPLIIADRVIGGGNGTAGVAASSAAGAAVANPVIIAQINPAFEPVAASATALVAASVIVTAILVPIITALYAKRYGNVQEIPPEPKPLEMNH; this is encoded by the coding sequence ATGAAGATTAAAGCCACGATAGAACGCATACCGGGTGGTATGATGCTGGTGCCGCTGGTACTCGGTGCTATTCTGAATACATTAGCACCTGAAACCGGGGCTTATTTTGGTGGTTTCACAAAGGGGATGATTACGGGTACCGTTCCCATCCTGGCGGTCTGGTTCTTTTGTATCGGCGCATCCATTAATTTGCGGGCAACCGGTACCGTATTACGCAAATCCGGAACGCTGGTGATAACCAAAATAGCGGTTGCCTGGGTGGTCGCAATGATATGCGCGATGTTCATTCCTGAAAATGGAATTCAGACCGGTTTCTTCGCCGGGTTATCCGTCCTGGCGATTGTCTCGGCGATGGACATGACCAACGGCGGGCTGTATGCCAGCCTGATGAACCAGTACGGAACGAAAGAGGAGTCCGGCGCGTTTGTTTTGATGTCTCTGGAGTCCGGCCCGCTCATGACGATGCTGATCCTGGGGTCCGCTGGCCTGGCTTCTTTTGAGCCCCATCATTTTGTCGGCGCGATCCTGCCATTCCTGATCGGCTTCGCGCTGGGCAATCTGGATCACGATCTGCGTGATTTCTTCAGCAAAGCCACGCCGGTGCTGATCCCATTCTTTGGCTTTGCGCTGGGTAACACCATCAACCTGAACGTGATTCTGGATACGGGACTGCTGGGGATTGTGCTGGGTGTCGCGGTTATCATCATCACCGGTATTCCGCTGATCATTGCTGACCGCGTAATCGGGGGAGGAAACGGCACGGCGGGCGTCGCCGCCTCTTCAGCCGCAGGCGCTGCCGTTGCAAACCCGGTGATTATCGCCCAGATTAACCCGGCCTTCGAACCGGTGGCCGCGTCCGCGACGGCACTGGTTGCCGCCAGCGTGATTGTCACCGCAATCCTGGTGCCCATCATCACGGCGCTATACGCGAAACGCTACGGAAATGTGCAAGAGATCCCGCCTGAACCGAAACCGTTAGAAATGAATCACTAA